The Dyadobacter sp. 676 DNA window TCGTGGTGATGGTTATCCTGGGGCTCGTAATGCCGGATGAGAAGAAAGGGCTTGCCATCGACGCTTCGATGTTCCTTCCGCACCGCAGCTTTGTGATCGGTGCAGTAGTAGTAATCGCTATTATTTCCTATTTGTACGGGCATTTCTGGTAAGAGATAGCCCCATATTAAACGAAGAAGGCCGGAATCTCGATTTCCGGCCTTCTTTTTGTTCGGGATTTTAAGCCTCCTCGATAATCGTGATCTTTTGGATCTTATCGCCCTGACGGATCAGATCTACCGTTTCCACGCCTTCCACCACGCGGCCGAAACAGGTATGGTTCCTGTCGAGGTGTGCGGTGTTGTTGCGGCTGTGGCAGATAAAGAATTGTGAGCCGCCGGTGTTGCGTCCCGCGTGCGCCATCGAAAGCACACCGCGATCGTGATATTGGTTTCCGCCGGTTAGCTCGCAATCGATCTTGTAGCCTGGTCCTCCGCGGCCTGTACCGGTAGGATCTCCGCCCTGGATTACGAAGTCCGGGATTACGCGGTGGAAAGTCAGGCCGTCGTAAAAGCCTTTTTTAGAAAGGTCAACAAAGTTTTTCACCGTATTCGGAGCGTCTTCATCGTAAAACTCGATGAGCATCGTACCCTTGTCGGTGATCATTTCCGCTTTTGTCATGTCAAAAAATGAGTATTAAAAAATAAGGAACGTCGGGCAGTACCCTGTCATAACAACACAAAGAAAAGGATAATGTATCCTTTTCTTCACATGACTTTTCAAATAAAATAGCGGGGATTATGTGTCGGTCCCGGAACCGGTTTCGGCTTTGGCCAGCGCTGCGGCTTTTTTCTGCTCCGTTTTGAATGCCGCCAGCCGGTCCACAACATCGCCGCTTACCCATTCGCGGCTTCTTTCAGGGTTGGAGAACCATTCTTTTACAGCGAGGATTTTGTAGAGGTATTTCGCTGTTTCCGAGTTGAGTCGGAGTTTGAAATAATCGTCTTTATTCTGCGAATCCATCCGGTTCTGGATGTGCGTCGGGCCTGCATTATAAGCAGCTGCTACCAATGTCCAGGAACCCAGTTGCTTGTACAAGCTGCGCAGGTACTTGCCCGCCGCGTGGGTAGATTTGACCAAATGTTTGCGGTCATCCCTGGTTTCGTTCACTACCAGGCCGAGAGATTTTGCGGTGGAGGGCATCAGTTGCCAGTATCCGCCTGCACCCCGACGAGACGTTACGTCGTCGTTCATGGCGCTCTCAATCAAAGGGATATACTTAAAATCGGCTGGTACTCCGTACTTCTTGAGAATCGGTTCGATGATCCGCATTCTCTTTTTCGTTGTGGTCATCAGCTTACGAAAAGTGGGGTTGTCGTAATTTCTGATCATGTTTTGATATCGCTCAGCGATTCGAAGCTCTGATAAAGGAATGGCTTCGCCACAGAAGTCAATAGCAAGAAGATCTGAATCAATGATGGTTGTTTCTTTCAGCTCCTTCTTTTCCACCTCCACCTCGCTCACCGGGGCTTTCCCGAATATTGCGATTGAGAAGGCCATAAAGATAAGTCTAATCATGCATTTTGTATTTCGTGAAACATCATTTTAGGCGCAAGGCCGAAGTGCAAAGATAACGGGATTGAATAAATAAAATTTTGTTTTGAGGTAAAAAACTGATTTATAGATGATTGATAAAAGTAGTTCTAGGATAAAAATAAGATCGCGGTATTTGGTGTTCCACAAGGTATCCTGAATAAAAACCGCGCCACTGCGGACGAAGGTGAAATTTTAATTGGTAAAAAGTGCTTAGTGCAAAATGCGTATTCGCCATTTAAATGTAATTTTAGCAAGACGGGCAGTTTTTGATCGAAAGTTTTACCGATTGATCATCAACTGGTTACAAAGTATAGTTTTGGGGTAATAATGGTATTATTGTGGAAAATGTCGCCAATTAGATGGTGAAATTGGGATTCCGCGACATTTTTCGCTCCGTGTCATTTCGTTTCGCTAATGTGTTAACTTGCACTTTAGTAAGGCATTTTTTAGGATATGGTCACAGTCAGCGAGGCAAAAAAGAGGATTGTCGAGAACACACCTTCACTTCCGGTTGTAAGATTACCGCTTGCTGTGGCAACGGGGCATGTGCTGGCCGAGGAGGTGATCGCGCCCGTTGCGCTGCCGCCATTCCGCCAGTCTTCCATGGATGGCTACGCAATCGTGCATTCCGATGTTACGGAGCCAGGCAAGCCGTTACGGCTCGCGGGCGAATCCAAAGCAGGCCAGGCCGCACTGCCTGTTGTGGAAAGCGGTACCGCGGTACGTATCTTTACAGGCGCACCGGTACCCGATCGCGCGACGGCGGTGGTTATGCAGGAGAATGTCTTGGTAGCGGACGGCGTTGTGCGAATCAATGAATATCCGGTGCCGGAAGGGAAGAATGTCCGTAAGGCCGGGCAGCAGATCGCGCGCGGAGCGGTGGCGTTGCCCGCGGGAACTCCGGTGTCGCCTGGCGCCATTGGTTTCCTTAAAGGGATGGACGTAAATGAGGTAGCCGTGTATGCGAAGCCGCGTGTCGGGTTGCTGGTGACGGGCGATGAGCTCCTCAAAGCGGGAGAACCGCTGGTGCCCGGAAAGATTTATGAATCCAATTCGGACATGCTTAAAGCTGCATTGGCGCAGCTTGGTATCAGTCAGGTTACAATCAGCTATGCTTCCGACGACCTGGAAGCCACTATCGGCGCATTAGGCCGCTTACTCGATGCGAACGACGTAGTCCTCGCGTCAGGCGGGATTTCGGTGGGGGATTATGATTTCGTGGGCAAGGCATTGGAAGCGCTGGGCGCTGAAACGATCTTTTATAAAGTACGGCAAAAGCCGGGGAAACCATTGCTTTTCGGCAAGAAAGAAGGGAAAATCATTTTTGCATTACCCGGTAACCCTGCGTCCTCGCTGGTTTGCTACTATGAATATGTATTCCCGACATTAAGAAAAATTATGGGGAACAAAGAGCCGTTCCTGAGGTCTGTAAAACTGCCGATCCGGAACGCCTATCAGTTCGGTGGGGAGCGCGACGAGTTTTTGAAAGCAAAAGTGGCGGATGGCGAAGTCGTTTCGCTCGATGGGCAGGAGTCGTTTGTGATCGGTTCGTTCGCGGTTGCAGATGCGCTGATCTATTTGCCTGTCGAACAAAATCAGGTAGCGGCCGGCGACCTCGTGGAAGTACATTTGCTGCCGCTCTGAACCCGAACGGGCAGATACGGGTTATTTGGATGAACCGAGTATTAAATTATAAATGGGTGTTCAAGTCAAATATTTCGGGATGCTGGCGGAAATCGCCGGATTGTCGGACGAAGTCTGGAATACGGCGGGTACCCTGACGGTCGGGCAGTTCCGGACGCAGGTATTGGAAAAGTATCCGGCTATGCGTGGGAAAAAGTTCAAGATAGCCGTCAATCAAAAAATTTCTGAGGATTTTGTACCCATCGAATCCCCGTCGGAAATTGCATTGCTGCCGCCATTCGCAGGAGGATAATCTATTATGGAAAAGGTACACAAGCCTAAAAAAGTATTTGTGCAAGGTCCGGTCAGTCCCGATTTCATCGCGAAATCGATAGCGGCCCATCAGTCGAAAACCGGCATCGGCGCTCACGCCATTTTCCTGGGGCAGGTCCGCGCCGACCAGAAAGAGAGCGGCACAGTGACCGGTATCGATTACACCGCCTATGAGGAAATGGCCGAGCAGGCTTTTCACGACATTCGGGAGGCGGCATTCGGCAGATTTGAATTAACCTGCATGCATATTTATCATAGCCTCGGCCTTGTACGCACGGGTGAAATCAGCCTGTTCGTATTTGTATCGTCCCCGCATCGCCGGGCCGCATTCGAAGCTTCGGAATATATCGTGGAAGAAATTAAGGCCAAAGTACCCATTTTCGGCAAAGAGCTGATAGGTGAAGGCGGTTATGTTTGGAAGGAAAATCGTTAATGTGTAGGTGAATTTTGAATGACTGAATGACTAAATAAATGGGTCGGGAATTGTGAGGTACGGTCAGAAATTGTTTTGACTTATTACAACAAATGACTCACTGACTTCATGGCTATTATTCAATCATTCGGTCATTCAATCATTCAAAATTAAAAATGGTCGACATTACCCATAAAACCCGCACACTCCGCATCGCCACCGCGCAGGCAACGGTGCAGGTGAGCAGGCCGGAGACTGTGGAGGCTATCCGGAGCCGGACGGTACCCAAGGGCGACGTTTTTGAAATGGCAAAAGCGGCGGGTTTCCTGGCGGTTAAGAAAACCCCTGATTTGCTGCCCGACTGTCACCCGATTCCGGTAGAATATACAGCTGTGCAATATCGGATAGAAGATTTGACGATTGTGATCGAATTGACTGTCAAAACGATATACAAGACCGGTGTCGAGGTGGAGGCAATGCACGGCGCGTCGGTGGTGGCACTGACGATGTACGACATGCTTAAACCCATCGACAAGGGCGTCGAAATACGGAATATCCGTTTACTGGAAAAAAAAGGCGGCAAAAGCGACCGCAATGCCGCACCGGAAGGTTTGAAAGTGGCGGTTGTGGTTTGTTCAGATAGTATTTCGAATGGTGCCGGTGAGGATAGATCAGGTAAAAAGATCATCGAAAAACTGGGCGCGTTCGGAATCAAAGTGAGTGAATACAGCATTGTCGCGGACGACAAAGCCGAAATTCAGGCTAAATTGCGTGCATTGCAAAGCGCAGGGTATGATCTGGCATTGACGACCGGCGGAACGGGACTGTCGCCCCGGGACGTAACTCCGGAGGCGGTATCCGAGCTGCTGGACCGGGAAATACCGGGCATTACCGAAACGGCCCGCCAATATGGCCAGGAACGTATACCGACTTCAATGCTGTCGAGATCAGCGGCCGGTTTTATCGGCGAAATGCTGGTGATCACTATGCCGGGCAGCACCGGAGGCGTCATCGAGTATATCGATGCACTCTTTCCGCATGTTTTGCATGTTTTTAATGTTTTGGAAGGGAAAAAACACGATTAGGATAACCGATGGCATTGCCTATTGTAGATACATTTGGTCGCAAACATACCTATCTGCGCATTTCGCTGACGGATAAGTGCAATTTGCGTTGTACCTATTGTATGCCGCAGGAGGACATGCAGTTTATGCCGTCGAAATGGCTTATGCAGGCCGATGAAATTTCCCACATCGCCCGGCTGTTCGTCGAAATGGGTGTGGAGAAAATCAGGCTGACCGGCGGGGAACCGCTGATCAGGAAGGATGCGGGGGATATCATTTCGGGGTTAGGGAAACTTGCTACTTCACTTACACTGACGACCAATGCCGTATATATCGATCAGTTCATTCCCGAGTTGAAGGAAGCCGGAGTTACATCTTTGAATGTCAGTCTCGACACCCTGAACGAAGAGCGATTCCGGGCCATTACCAAGCGCGACCATTTTGCCAAAACGTTGAAACACATTCGGTTGCTTTTGAATGAAGGTTTTGTGGTGAAGGTCAATATGGTGGTAATGCGTGGGACTAACGACGACGAGGTGAACGATTTCGTCAGGCTGACGCTCGATGAGCCCAACCTGCATGTACGCTTCATCGAATTTATGCCTTTTAAAGGCAATCGATGGGATCTCTCAAAAATAGTTTCCTATGCCGACCTGCTGGCGGAAGTTGGCCGGGAGTTTCAATACCAGCCTGTCGCCGGTGAAATGCACGATACCGCGAGCCGGTTCCGGGTCGATGGCGGCGCGGGTACCTTCGGTATTATCGGCACCGTAACCCACCCTTTTTGTGAAGGGTGCAACCGCATTCGCCTCACCGCCGATGGTAAACTGAAAAACTGCCTGTTTGATACATCCGAAGTCGATCTGCTAACCCCATTACGTAAGGGCGAGGACATACGCGCGCTCATTTACGCCCATTTCCAGAAAAAACACTTCGCCCACGGCGGCCACGCCGGTTTCTCTGAGCAACAAGCCAAATCGGAGTATGAGCAAAACCGGGAGATGATCGCGATCGGGGGCTAATCTTCTTTAAGTTCTGGCATTACCGGTTCGAACCACTCAACCTCGTTTTCAACCGTTCAAACTTTGTCTGCAACAATAGCGGATTCGGTTACCTCATTGGTGCAAAATCAATTTAAGTACCAACCAGCTAACCTTCAGAAGCCATGAGGAACATCTTAAAAACCGCCTCTGCCACGACCTTCACATTGTTTACTATTGCTGCCCACGTGCAGGCAGATCCGATCGTCGGTCCCAAAGCGGAATGCAAAAACAATACTTGCGAAAAATTTCGTGTGGGCATGTACCGGGTACGCGACACGATGTCTATGAATGTGATGATGGAAAAAGAAAAGGGCGAAAAAGTGGCGATCAGGCTGCTGGACAGCAAGGGCAAGCTCCTCGTCGAGGAGTTCATACCCCGCTATATTACAAAAACCGGCCGGAAATTGAATTTCGATGAGATGACCGACGGAGTGTATACGCTCGAGATTTCCAATGATTACGAAAAAATCGTCAAGAGCATCTACTTATCCACCAAAGAGGTGAGG harbors:
- a CDS encoding molybdenum cofactor biosynthesis protein MoaE codes for the protein MEKVHKPKKVFVQGPVSPDFIAKSIAAHQSKTGIGAHAIFLGQVRADQKESGTVTGIDYTAYEEMAEQAFHDIREAAFGRFELTCMHIYHSLGLVRTGEISLFVFVSSPHRRAAFEASEYIVEEIKAKVPIFGKELIGEGGYVWKENR
- a CDS encoding MoaD/ThiS family protein, which translates into the protein MGVQVKYFGMLAEIAGLSDEVWNTAGTLTVGQFRTQVLEKYPAMRGKKFKIAVNQKISEDFVPIESPSEIALLPPFAGG
- the moaCB gene encoding bifunctional molybdenum cofactor biosynthesis protein MoaC/MoaB; this translates as MVDITHKTRTLRIATAQATVQVSRPETVEAIRSRTVPKGDVFEMAKAAGFLAVKKTPDLLPDCHPIPVEYTAVQYRIEDLTIVIELTVKTIYKTGVEVEAMHGASVVALTMYDMLKPIDKGVEIRNIRLLEKKGGKSDRNAAPEGLKVAVVVCSDSISNGAGEDRSGKKIIEKLGAFGIKVSEYSIVADDKAEIQAKLRALQSAGYDLALTTGGTGLSPRDVTPEAVSELLDREIPGITETARQYGQERIPTSMLSRSAAGFIGEMLVITMPGSTGGVIEYIDALFPHVLHVFNVLEGKKHD
- the moaA gene encoding GTP 3',8-cyclase MoaA; translation: MALPIVDTFGRKHTYLRISLTDKCNLRCTYCMPQEDMQFMPSKWLMQADEISHIARLFVEMGVEKIRLTGGEPLIRKDAGDIISGLGKLATSLTLTTNAVYIDQFIPELKEAGVTSLNVSLDTLNEERFRAITKRDHFAKTLKHIRLLLNEGFVVKVNMVVMRGTNDDEVNDFVRLTLDEPNLHVRFIEFMPFKGNRWDLSKIVSYADLLAEVGREFQYQPVAGEMHDTASRFRVDGGAGTFGIIGTVTHPFCEGCNRIRLTADGKLKNCLFDTSEVDLLTPLRKGEDIRALIYAHFQKKHFAHGGHAGFSEQQAKSEYEQNREMIAIGG
- the glp gene encoding gephyrin-like molybdotransferase Glp, with translation MVTVSEAKKRIVENTPSLPVVRLPLAVATGHVLAEEVIAPVALPPFRQSSMDGYAIVHSDVTEPGKPLRLAGESKAGQAALPVVESGTAVRIFTGAPVPDRATAVVMQENVLVADGVVRINEYPVPEGKNVRKAGQQIARGAVALPAGTPVSPGAIGFLKGMDVNEVAVYAKPRVGLLVTGDELLKAGEPLVPGKIYESNSDMLKAALAQLGISQVTISYASDDLEATIGALGRLLDANDVVLASGGISVGDYDFVGKALEALGAETIFYKVRQKPGKPLLFGKKEGKIIFALPGNPASSLVCYYEYVFPTLRKIMGNKEPFLRSVKLPIRNAYQFGGERDEFLKAKVADGEVVSLDGQESFVIGSFAVADALIYLPVEQNQVAAGDLVEVHLLPL
- a CDS encoding lytic transglycosylase domain-containing protein, translated to MIRLIFMAFSIAIFGKAPVSEVEVEKKELKETTIIDSDLLAIDFCGEAIPLSELRIAERYQNMIRNYDNPTFRKLMTTTKKRMRIIEPILKKYGVPADFKYIPLIESAMNDDVTSRRGAGGYWQLMPSTAKSLGLVVNETRDDRKHLVKSTHAAGKYLRSLYKQLGSWTLVAAAYNAGPTHIQNRMDSQNKDDYFKLRLNSETAKYLYKILAVKEWFSNPERSREWVSGDVVDRLAAFKTEQKKAAALAKAETGSGTDT
- a CDS encoding peptidylprolyl isomerase — protein: MTKAEMITDKGTMLIEFYDEDAPNTVKNFVDLSKKGFYDGLTFHRVIPDFVIQGGDPTGTGRGGPGYKIDCELTGGNQYHDRGVLSMAHAGRNTGGSQFFICHSRNNTAHLDRNHTCFGRVVEGVETVDLIRQGDKIQKITIIEEA